The Pseudomonas asiatica genome has a segment encoding these proteins:
- the ftsH gene encoding ATP-dependent zinc metalloprotease FtsH, translating to MAKNLILWLIIAAVLVTVMNNFSSPNEPQTLNYSDFIQQVKDGKVERVTVDGYIITGKRADGDNFKTVRPAITDNGLIGDLVDNHVIVEGKQPEQQSIWTQLLVASFPILVIIAVFMFFMRQMQGGAGGKGGPMSFGKSKARLLSEDQVKTTLADVAGCDEAKEEVGELVEFLRDPGKFQRLGGRIPRGVLMVGPPGTGKTLLAKAIAGEAKVPFFTISGSDFVEMFVGVGASRVRDMFEQAKKHAPCIIFIDEIDAVGRHRGAGMGGGHDEREQTLNQLLVEMDGFEMNDGIIVIAATNRPDVLDPALLRPGRFDRQVVVGLPDIRGREQILKVHMRKVPVGENVNPAVIARGTPGFSGADLANLVNEASLFAARANKRLVEMKEFELAKDKIMMGAERKTMVMSEKEKQNTAYHEAGHAIVGRLVPEHDPVYKVSIIPRGRALGVTMFLPEEDRYSLSKRALISQICSLYGGRIAEEMTLGFDGVTTGASNDIMRASQIARNMVTKWGLSEKLGPLMYAEEEGEVFLGRSAASQHASVSGETAKLIDSEVRSIIDQCYATAKQLLTDNRDKLDAMAEALMKYETIDAEQIDDIMAGRTPREPRDWDDDSASGKPAAQGDRPESPIGGPAAQH from the coding sequence ATGGCAAAGAATCTGATCCTGTGGTTGATCATCGCAGCTGTCCTGGTGACAGTGATGAACAACTTCTCCAGCCCTAACGAGCCGCAGACCCTCAACTATTCCGACTTCATCCAGCAGGTCAAGGATGGCAAGGTCGAGCGTGTGACCGTCGACGGCTACATCATTACCGGCAAGCGCGCCGACGGCGACAATTTCAAGACCGTTCGCCCGGCCATTACCGACAACGGCCTGATCGGCGACCTGGTAGACAACCACGTCATCGTCGAAGGCAAGCAGCCTGAGCAGCAGAGCATCTGGACCCAGCTGCTGGTGGCGAGCTTCCCGATCCTGGTGATCATCGCCGTGTTCATGTTCTTCATGCGCCAGATGCAGGGCGGCGCGGGCGGCAAGGGCGGGCCGATGAGCTTCGGCAAGAGCAAGGCGCGCCTGCTGTCCGAAGACCAGGTCAAGACCACTCTGGCCGACGTTGCAGGTTGCGACGAAGCCAAGGAAGAGGTCGGCGAGCTGGTCGAGTTCCTGCGCGACCCGGGCAAGTTCCAGCGCCTGGGCGGCCGTATCCCGCGTGGCGTGCTGATGGTCGGCCCGCCCGGTACCGGTAAGACGTTGCTTGCCAAGGCCATCGCCGGCGAGGCGAAGGTGCCGTTCTTCACCATTTCCGGTTCGGACTTCGTGGAAATGTTCGTCGGTGTCGGTGCCAGCCGTGTGCGCGACATGTTCGAGCAGGCCAAGAAGCACGCCCCGTGCATCATCTTCATCGACGAGATCGACGCCGTTGGTCGCCACCGTGGCGCCGGCATGGGTGGCGGTCACGACGAGCGTGAGCAAACCCTCAACCAGTTGCTGGTGGAGATGGACGGCTTCGAAATGAACGATGGCATCATCGTCATCGCCGCTACCAACCGTCCGGACGTGCTCGACCCGGCTCTGTTGCGCCCCGGCCGCTTCGACCGCCAGGTGGTGGTTGGCCTGCCGGATATTCGTGGTCGTGAGCAGATCCTCAAGGTGCACATGCGCAAGGTGCCGGTCGGCGAGAACGTCAACCCGGCGGTCATTGCCCGTGGTACCCCTGGCTTCTCCGGTGCGGACCTGGCCAACCTGGTCAACGAGGCCTCGCTGTTTGCCGCGCGCGCCAACAAGCGCCTAGTCGAAATGAAAGAGTTCGAGCTGGCCAAGGACAAGATCATGATGGGCGCCGAGCGCAAGACCATGGTCATGTCCGAGAAAGAAAAGCAGAACACCGCTTACCATGAGGCTGGCCACGCCATTGTCGGTCGCCTGGTGCCTGAGCACGATCCGGTCTACAAGGTTTCGATCATTCCGCGCGGTCGTGCCCTGGGCGTGACCATGTTCCTGCCGGAAGAAGACCGCTACAGCCTGTCCAAGCGCGCACTGATCAGCCAGATCTGCTCGCTGTACGGCGGCCGTATTGCCGAAGAAATGACCCTGGGCTTCGACGGTGTCACTACCGGCGCGTCCAACGACATCATGCGTGCCAGCCAGATCGCCCGAAACATGGTGACCAAGTGGGGCCTTTCCGAAAAACTCGGCCCGCTGATGTACGCCGAGGAAGAAGGCGAGGTGTTCCTGGGTCGCAGTGCTGCCAGCCAGCACGCCAGCGTTTCCGGCGAAACCGCCAAGCTGATCGACTCGGAAGTGCGCAGTATCATCGACCAGTGCTACGCCACGGCCAAGCAGTTGCTCACCGACAACCGTGACAAGCTCGATGCCATGGCCGAAGCGCTGATGAAGTACGAGACCATCGACGCCGAGCAGATTGACGATATCATGGCCGGCCGTACCCCCCGCGAACCGCGCGACTGGGATGATGACTCGGCTTCGGGCAAGCCTGCAGCCCAAGGTGATCGCCCGGAATCGCCGATCGGCGGTCCAGCGGCTCAACACTAA
- the glmM gene encoding phosphoglucosamine mutase, translating into MSRKYFGTDGIRGRVGEYPITPDFMLKLGWAAGMAFRKQGHCRVLVGKDTRISGYMFESALEAGLSAAGADVMLLGPMPTPAIAYLTRTFHAEAGIVISASHNPHDDNGIKFFSGQGTKLPDEVELMIEELLDQPMTVVESGKLGKVSRINDAAGRYIEFCKSSVPSSTSFDGLKLVVDCAHGATYKVAPSVFRELGADVTVLHAQPDGLNINEGCGSTHIESLQAAVLVGHADLGIAFDGDGDRVLMVDHTGAIVDGDELLFIIARDMQERGKLQGGVVGTLMSNLGLELALKELDIPFVRAKVGDRYVMAELLEREWLVGGENSGHVVCCNHTTTGDAIIAALQVLMALKRRGETLAQARQALRKCPQVLINVRYGASKVDPLEHPAVKEASAKVTEALAGRGRVLLRKSGTEPLVRVMVEGEDESQVRAHAEALAKLVGEVCV; encoded by the coding sequence ATGAGCAGAAAATACTTTGGTACCGACGGCATTCGTGGCCGCGTCGGCGAATACCCGATCACGCCTGACTTCATGCTGAAGCTTGGTTGGGCGGCCGGCATGGCCTTCCGCAAGCAAGGCCACTGCCGGGTGCTGGTTGGCAAGGACACGCGTATTTCCGGCTACATGTTCGAGTCCGCACTCGAAGCCGGCCTGTCCGCGGCAGGTGCCGACGTGATGCTGCTCGGGCCGATGCCTACGCCGGCCATCGCCTACCTGACGCGTACCTTCCACGCCGAAGCCGGCATCGTCATCAGCGCCTCGCACAACCCGCACGATGACAACGGCATCAAGTTCTTCTCGGGCCAGGGGACCAAGCTGCCGGACGAAGTCGAGCTGATGATCGAGGAATTGCTCGACCAGCCGATGACCGTTGTCGAGTCGGGCAAGCTGGGCAAGGTTTCGCGCATCAACGATGCCGCCGGCCGCTACATCGAGTTCTGCAAGAGCAGCGTGCCGAGCAGCACCAGCTTCGACGGCCTCAAGCTGGTGGTCGATTGCGCCCATGGCGCCACCTACAAGGTCGCGCCAAGCGTGTTCCGCGAGCTGGGTGCCGACGTGACCGTGCTGCATGCCCAGCCCGACGGCCTGAACATCAACGAAGGCTGTGGCTCGACTCACATCGAATCGCTGCAGGCTGCCGTGCTGGTCGGTCATGCCGACCTGGGCATCGCCTTCGACGGTGATGGCGACCGAGTGCTGATGGTCGACCACACCGGCGCCATCGTCGATGGTGACGAACTGCTGTTCATCATCGCCCGCGACATGCAGGAGCGGGGCAAGCTGCAGGGCGGGGTAGTGGGCACGCTGATGAGCAACCTGGGCCTGGAGCTTGCGCTGAAGGAGCTGGATATCCCGTTCGTGCGGGCCAAGGTCGGTGACCGTTATGTCATGGCCGAGCTGCTGGAGCGTGAGTGGCTGGTCGGTGGTGAAAACTCCGGTCACGTCGTGTGCTGCAATCACACCACCACTGGTGACGCGATAATCGCTGCGCTGCAGGTGCTGATGGCGCTCAAGCGCCGTGGCGAAACCCTCGCCCAGGCTCGTCAGGCCCTGCGCAAGTGCCCGCAGGTGCTGATCAACGTGCGCTATGGCGCCAGCAAGGTCGACCCGCTGGAGCACCCGGCGGTCAAGGAAGCCAGTGCCAAGGTGACCGAGGCCTTGGCCGGCCGCGGCCGCGTGCTGCTGCGCAAATCCGGTACCGAGCCGTTGGTGCGGGTGATGGTCGAGGGCGAGGACGAAAGCCAGGTGCGTGCGCACGCAGAAGCGTTGGCCAAACTGGTCGGCGAAGTTTGTGTCTGA
- the folP gene encoding dihydropteroate synthase, producing MSSAQYPTRLPCGNRVLDLSRTHVMGILNITPDSFSDGGRFNQRDEALRHAEAMVAAGATLIDIGGESTRPGARAVSVTEELERVAPMVEAINSRLDVVISVDTSTPAVMRESARLGAGLINDVRALERDGALDAAADTGLPVCLMHMRGEPGNMQDDPHYEDVTADVTRYLEQRMAACAAAGIDANRIILDPGFGFAKTLAHNLSLFKHMEALYRLGRPLLVGVSRKSMIGLTLERPVGERLYGSLALAALAMTKGASILRVHDVAETVDVVRMIAAVQNAE from the coding sequence ATGAGCTCAGCGCAGTACCCGACCCGGTTGCCTTGCGGCAACCGGGTTCTTGATTTGTCGCGTACCCATGTCATGGGTATTCTCAATATCACCCCTGATTCCTTCTCCGATGGCGGGCGCTTCAACCAGCGCGACGAGGCGTTGCGTCATGCCGAAGCGATGGTTGCCGCAGGCGCCACGCTGATCGACATCGGCGGCGAGTCCACGCGTCCGGGCGCGCGCGCGGTATCGGTGACCGAGGAGCTGGAGCGGGTAGCTCCCATGGTCGAGGCGATCAACAGCCGCCTCGATGTGGTCATCTCGGTCGATACCTCCACCCCGGCGGTCATGCGTGAATCGGCGCGCCTCGGTGCCGGGCTGATCAACGACGTGCGAGCCCTGGAGCGCGATGGCGCCCTGGACGCTGCCGCGGATACCGGCCTGCCGGTATGCCTCATGCACATGCGCGGCGAGCCGGGTAACATGCAGGACGACCCACATTACGAAGATGTGACTGCCGACGTTACGCGTTACCTTGAGCAGCGAATGGCCGCCTGCGCTGCGGCGGGCATCGACGCAAACAGAATCATCCTTGATCCGGGCTTCGGTTTCGCCAAGACACTGGCGCACAACCTGAGCCTGTTCAAGCATATGGAAGCGCTCTATCGCCTTGGGCGCCCGCTGCTGGTGGGTGTTTCACGCAAGAGCATGATCGGCCTGACGCTGGAACGTCCGGTCGGCGAGCGGTTGTACGGCAGCCTCGCGCTGGCGGCGTTGGCCATGACCAAGGGGGCGAGCATCCTTCGTGTCCATGACGTGGCCGAAACCGTTGATGTGGTGCGCATGATCGCTGCGGTGCAAAACGCCGAATAA
- the rlmE gene encoding 23S rRNA (uridine(2552)-2'-O)-methyltransferase RlmE — translation MVQRSKSSANWLREHFNDPFVKQAQKDGYRSRASYKLLEIQEKDRLIRPGMSVIDLGAAPGGWSQVTSRLIGGQGRLIASDILEMDSIPDVTFIQGDFTHDEVLQRILEAVGDSHVDLVISDMAPNMSGTPAVDMPRAMFLCELALDLATRVLKPGGDFLIKIFQGEGFDVYLKDVRSKFDKVQMRKPSSSRDRSREQYLLGRGFKGA, via the coding sequence GTGGTACAACGTTCCAAAAGCAGCGCAAACTGGCTGCGAGAGCATTTCAACGATCCTTTTGTGAAACAGGCACAAAAGGATGGCTACCGCTCGCGTGCGAGCTACAAATTGCTGGAGATCCAGGAAAAGGACCGGCTGATCCGCCCAGGCATGAGCGTGATCGACCTCGGCGCGGCTCCTGGTGGCTGGTCGCAGGTGACCAGTCGTCTGATTGGTGGCCAGGGCCGCCTGATCGCGTCCGACATCCTGGAGATGGACTCGATCCCTGATGTGACCTTCATCCAGGGCGATTTCACCCACGATGAAGTGCTGCAGCGCATTCTCGAGGCCGTCGGCGATTCGCACGTGGACCTTGTGATTTCCGACATGGCCCCCAATATGAGTGGTACGCCTGCGGTGGACATGCCGCGTGCCATGTTCCTCTGCGAGCTGGCCCTCGATCTGGCAACCCGCGTGCTGAAGCCCGGCGGCGATTTCCTGATCAAGATTTTCCAGGGCGAAGGTTTTGACGTGTACCTCAAAGACGTGCGCAGCAAGTTCGACAAGGTACAGATGCGCAAGCCGTCGTCGTCGCGTGACCGTTCCCGCGAGCAGTACCTGCTGGGCAGGGGTTTCAAAGGGGCATGA